In the Gossypium raimondii isolate GPD5lz chromosome 9, ASM2569854v1, whole genome shotgun sequence genome, one interval contains:
- the LOC105798919 gene encoding sister chromatid cohesion protein PDS5 homolog A isoform X2, protein MAQKVEQQLKELGSKLHSPPSSKDALLKLLKQAATCLSELDQSPPSTTVESMQPFLNAIVKPELLKHQDRDAKLLVATCICEITRITAPEAPYNDDVLKDIFHLIVGTFNGLSDTNGPSFGRRVVILETLAKYRSCVVMLDLECDDLVNEMFSTFFAVVRDDHPESVLASMLTIMVVVLEESEDVRDDLLLIILSALGRKRSDVTPAARRLAMNVIEQCSGKLGAGIKQFLISLMSGDNHLVNSEFDYHEVIYDVYCCAPQILSGVVPYLTGELLTDQLDTRLRAVRLVGDLFSLPGSTICEAFRPIFSEFLKRLTDRVVDVRMSVLEHVKNCLLSNPSRSEAAEIISALCDRLLDYDENVRKQVVAVISDVACHSLASVPVETIKLVAERLRDKSLLVKKFTLERLAEIFKVYCTSCTDGSITTNEYDWIPGKIFRCFYDKDFRSDTIESILCGFLFPTGFSTKDKVKCWIRVFSGFDKIEVKALERMLEQKQRLQQEMQRYLSLRQMHQDTDSPDLQKKVLFGFRIMSRCFSDPVKAEESFQILDQLKDANIWRILVNLLDPNTSFHQASSGRDDLLKILGEKHRLYDFLSTLSLKCSYLLFNKEHVKEIFLEATVQKSTGNIQYTHSCMNILVILARFSPLLLGGAEEELVKFLKDDNEIIKEGILHVLAKAGGTIREQLAMSSRSIDLILERLCLEGSRRQAKYAVHALAAITKDDGLKSLSVLYKRLVDMLEEKTHLPAVLQSLGCIAQIAMPVFETRESDIEEFIKSKILRCSNKADTSAKECWDDKSELCLLKVFGLKTLVKSYLPVKDAHLRLGISNLLELLRNILSFGEISKEIESSSVDKAHLRLAAAKAVLRLSRYWDHKIPLDVFQLTLRTPEMISFPQAGKLFLRKVHQYIKDRLLDAKYACAFLFNITGSKLLDEEEKQNLADIFQMYQQAKARLVSVQSDSNSSTAYPEYILPYLVYVLAHHSCPKTDECKDVKAFELIYRQLFVAISMLVNRDEDTKSEVGVNKEKQSISVIFSIFKSIKCSEDNVDATKSENSHAICDLGLSIMKRLAYKEEDLQGLMQSVSLPSLLYKPYERKEGEGSQAGERRTWLADETVLSHFESLKLESDGMVQQEISEGEALKDSEIEGNDMPLRKMIKLLKSKGAEDGKAKRKKSLLAEAKDAKNDTDILKLAREINLSSREMSSKFESSNGHNHSPTKKEKLGQEHQKGKKRKTSGAASVQVPKHSRSLSAYTAFKISKSVTKVPSRDSGDDWHEAKDASFQSTEMDMDKIHDSKDQLRTQKTFNKNNGSDYLVSCIRKKRSISSKGEGKGYDWGHSDVSDEDDDENLESAAGSRVKSKRSIAGLAKCTTKEDGIDIADLIGYRIKVWWPMDKKFYEGTVKSYDPIKRKHVVLYDDGDVEVLRLERERWELVNAGCKSVKKAKSPKGSKGPLKERSPGQKSKSLGGSRQNKSSVKMVQRKRTPKRNLKHTQKSTLKSNADDEEAADLSKSTAALKNDKMNSDQSEGEDTEMVDENLTDREESDKEVGSVSQERCSEDTKGSPNHSEEANEVKSDADSYLSEEADSISKNAEKEDEEEKAANELASEVSRERDPTASKATEREVKETEESDQIETKSRVSKKSSKGLMSFSVDVDSGISDDEPLCKWKRKVGKSSSKKPVQ, encoded by the exons ATGGCGCAGAAGGTGGAACAGCAGCTCAAGGAGTTGGGATCCAAGCTTCATTCTCCTCCTTCTTCCAAAGACGCTCTTCTCAAGCTCTTAAAG CAAGCTGCTACATGTCTTTCTGAGCTTGATCAATCTCCTCCATCAACAACAGTGGAATCAATGCAGCCCTTTCTAAATGCAATTGTCAAGCCAGAATTGCTCAAGCATCAAGATAGGGATGCCAAACTTCTAGTTGCAACCTGTATTTGTGAGATAACTCGTATTACTGCTCCAGAAGCGCCATATAACGATGACGTTTTAAAG GATATATTTCATCTGATTGTTGGTACTTTTAATGGATTGAGTGACACCAATGGCCCATCTTTTGGAAGGAGAGTTGTCATTTTGGAGACTCTTGCGAAATATAGATCATGTGTTGTTATGCTGGATCTTGAGTGTGATGATCTGGTGAATGAAATGTTCAGTACATTTTTTGCTGTTGTCAG AGATGACCATCCTGAAAGTGTTTTAGCATCCATGCTAACAATCATGGTCGTCGTTTTAGAAGAGAGCGAAGATGTTCGAGATGatcttttacttattatatTGTCTGCTTTAGGTCGCAAGAGAAGT GATGTTACTCCAGCTGCAAGGAGACTTGCTATGAATGTCATAGAGCAGTGCTCAGGAAAACTTGGAGCTGGCATAAAACAATTTCTTATATCATTGATGTCCGGAGATAATCATTTAGTAAATAGTGAATTTGACTACCATGAAGTTATCTATGATGTTTATTGTTGTGCTCCTCAGATACTATCAGGAGTCGTCCCATACCTTACTGGAGAGCTTTTG ACTGATCAATTAGACACTCGTTTGAGAGCTGTGAGATTGGTTGGGGACCTCTTTTCTCTGCCAGGCTCTACTATATGTGAAGCATTTCGGCcaatattttcagaatttttgaaaaggttGACTGATCGAGTTGTTGATGTTCGAATGTCTGTACTTGAACATGTTAAGAACTGTCTGTTGTCGAATCCCTCCAGATCCGAGGCTGCTGAAATTATCT CTGCCCTCTGTGATCGGCTGTTAGACTACGATGAAAATGTTCGAAAGCAAGTTGTGGCTGTAATATCTGATGTTGCTTGTCATTCTCTTGCTTCTGTTCCTGTTGAGACTATAAAACTTGTTGCAGAGCGTCTTCGAGACAAATCT CTGcttgttaaaaaatttactttggAAAGGCTGGCTGAGATATTCAAAGTTTATTGTACTAGCTGCACTGATGGCTCAATCACTACAAATGAATATGATTGGATACCTGGGAAGATTTTTAGGTGTTTCTATGACAAGGATTTTAG GTCAGATACGATCGAGTCTATTTTATGTGGGTTTCTCTTTCCAACTGGGTTCTCAACCAAAGATAAAGTTAAATGTTGGATACGAGTTTTCTCAGGATTCGACAAAATTGAGGTGAAAGCACTTGAGAGGATGCTGGAGCAGAAGCAGAG GTTACAGCAAGAGATGCAGAGGTATCTCTCTCTAAGGCAGATGCATCAG GATACTGATTCTCCTGATTTACAGAAGAAAGTTTTGTTTGGCTTCCGAATCATGTCACGCTGTTTTTCTGATCCCGTGAAGGCTGAAGAGAGTTTTCAGATTCTTGATCAGTTGAAAGATGCTAACATATGGAGGATTTTAGTGAATCTACTCGATCCAAATACCAGCTTCCACCAAGCTTCTAGTGGTCGG GATGATTTGCTTAAAATACTTGGTGAGAAGCATCGTCTCTACGATTTCCTAAGTACTCTCTCTCTGAAGTGTTCGTATCTACTTTTTAACAAGGAGCATGTTAAAGAAATCTTTCTGGAGGCTACCGTACAGAAGTCTACTGGAAATATACAATACACTCATTCTTGCATGAATATACTTGTG ATTCTGGCTCGCTTTAGTCCATTGCTTCTGGGTGGAGCTGAAGAagaattggttaaatttttgaaagatgacaatgaaataataaaagaaggcattttgcatgttttggctAAGGCTGGTGGTACCATTCGAGAACAACTTGCGATGTCATCAAG GTCAATTGATCTTATATTGGAGAGACTCTGTTTAGAAGGAAGTCGAAGACAAGCGAAGTATGCAGTGCATGCACTAGCAGCAATAACTAAGGATGATGGGCTCAAGTCCCTCTCTGTGCTATATAAG AGGCTTGTGGACATGCTGGAGGAAAAAACGCATTTGCCAGCTGTGCTACAGTCTTTGGGATGTATAGCTCAGATTGCGATGcctgtttttgaaactagagaGAGTGATATTGAAGAATTTATTAAAAGCAAAATTCTGAGATGCAGTAAT AAAGCAGATACCAGTGCAAAAGAATGTTGGGATGACAAAAGCGAACTTTGTCTGTTGAAG GTATTTGGGTTAAAGACATTGGTCAAAAGCTATTTGCCTGTTAAAGATGCTCATCTTCGTCTGGGTATCTCTAATCTTCTAGAACTCCTTAGAAACATACTTTCTTTCGGTGAAATATCAAAAGAGATAGAATCAAG TTCAGTTGATAAGGCCCATTTACGGCTTGCTGCGGCCAAGGCAGTTCTTCGTCTGTCACGGTACTGGGATCATAAGATTCCTCTTGATGTCTTCCAGTTAACCTTGAGGACCCCTGAG ATGATCTCTTTCCCTCAGGCTGGGAAACTGTTCCTCAGAAAAGTTCATCAATATATAAAGGATCGGCTCTTGGATGCAAAATATGCTTGTGCTTTCTTATTTAACATAACTGGATCCAAATTGCTTGACGAGGAG GAAAAACAGAATTTAGCCGACATCTTTCAAATGTATCAGCAGGCTAAAGCACGTCTGGTTTCTGTACAATCTGATTCAAATTCCTCAACGGCATATCCAGAATACATCCTGCCTTATTTGGTCTATGTTCTTGCTCATCATTCATGTCCCAAGACAGATGAATGCAAGGATGTTAAAGCATTTGAGCTAATATACCG GCAGTTGTTTGTGGCTATTTCTATGTTGGTGAATAGAGATGAAGATACAAAGTCAGAAGTCGGAGTCAACAAGGAGAAGCAGAGCATTTCTGTgatattttctatctttaagaGTATCAAGTGTTCTGAAGACAATGTTGATGCAACAAAATCAGAG AATTCACATGCTATCTGTGACCTTGGACTTTCCATCATGAAACGCCTGGCTTATAAGGAGGAGGATTTGCAAGGGCTTATGCAGTCTGTTTCTCTGCCTTCTCTCTTGTACAAACCatatgaaagaaaagaaggtGAAGGTTCACAG GCTGGTGAAAGGAGGACATGGTTAGCTGATGAGACTGTCCTATCTCACTTTGAATCTCTAAAGTTGGAATCTGATGGAATG GTTCAGCAAGAGATTTCTGAGGGTGAGGCTCTGAAAGACAGTGAAATAGAAGGGAATGACATGCCTCTTAGAAAAATGATTAAGCTACTAAAATCTAAAGGAGCCGAGGATGGAAaggcaaaaaggaaaaaatctcTCTTAGCAGAAGCAAAAGATGCTAAAAATGATactgatattttgaaattggcAAGGGAAATAAATTTGAGCAGTCGAGAAATGTCCAGTAAGTTTGAATCAAGCAACGGTCATAATCATTCTCCTaccaagaaagaaaaattgggGCAGGAGCATCAGAAAggtaaaaagagaaaaaccaGTGGTGCAGCTTCTGTCCAAGTGCCTAAACACAGTAGGTCATTGTCTGCTTATACtgctttcaaaatttcaaaaagtgttACTAAGGTCCCTTCAAGAGATTCAGGAGATGACTGGCATGAAGCTAAAGATGCCTCATTTCAATCTACTGAAATGGACATGGACAAAATTCACGACTCAAAAGATCAACTGCGTACacaaaaaacatttaataaGAACAATGGGTCAGATTATTTGGTGTCATGTATTCGGAAGAAAAGAAGCATCTCCTCGAAAGGTGAAGGCAAAGGCTATGATTGGGGTCATAGTGATGTGTcagatgaagatgatgatgaaaatCTGGAG TCTGCAGCTGGATCTAGAGTCAAGTCTAAGAGGAGCATTGCAGGATTAGCAAAG TGCACAACAAAGGAAGATGGAATTGATATTGCAGACTTGATTGGTTACAGAATAAAAGTATGGTGGCCCATGGATAAGAA GTTTTATGAAGGTACCGTCAAGTCTTATGACCCTATAAAAAGGAAGCATGTC GTATTATACGATGATGGAGATGTGGAAGTACTCCGTTTGGAAAGAGAGCGCTGGGAGCTTGTTAATGCAGGCTGCAAGTCTGTAAAG AAGGCAAAGTCACCAAAAGGCAGCAAGGGCCCTTTGAAGGAAAG GTCTCCTGGGCAGAAAAGTAAGAGTTTAGGTGGTTCACGTCAGAATAAGAGTTCAGTAAAGAT GGTTCAGAGGAAAAGAACTCCAAAGAGAAACTTGAAGCATACTCAAAAGAGCACATTGAAAAGCAATGCTGATGATGAAGAGGCAGCTGACCTGTCAAAATCCACTGCTGCTCTTAAGAATGATAAGATGAACTCAG ATCAATCGGAAGGAGAGGACACTGAAATGGTGGATGAGAACCTAACAGATAGGGAAGAATCTGATAAAGAAGTGGGTTCAGTTTCCCAGGAGAGGTGTTCAGAGGATACAAAGGGAAGCCCAAACCATAGTGAGGAGGCAAATGAAGTAAAATCTGATGCTGATAGCTATCTTTCTGAAGAGGCAGATAGCATTTCGAAAAATGCTGAAAAGgaggatgaagaagagaaagCAGCTAATGAATTAGCAAGTGAAGTCTCAAGAGAAAGAGATCCTACTGCTAGTaaagcaactgaacgtgaagtCAAAGAGACTGAAGAAAGTGACCAAATTGAGACCAAATCTCGAGTTTCAAAGAAATCCTCGAAAGGATTGATGTCATTTTCAGTAGATGTGGATTCTGGGATTTCTGATGATGAGCCCCTT TGTAAGTGGAAGCGTAAAGTTGGGAAATCAAGTTCTAAGAAGCCAGTGCAGTAG
- the LOC105798919 gene encoding sister chromatid cohesion protein PDS5 homolog A isoform X1 — protein MAQKVEQQLKELGSKLHSPPSSKDALLKLLKQAATCLSELDQSPPSTTVESMQPFLNAIVKPELLKHQDRDAKLLVATCICEITRITAPEAPYNDDVLKDIFHLIVGTFNGLSDTNGPSFGRRVVILETLAKYRSCVVMLDLECDDLVNEMFSTFFAVVRDDHPESVLASMLTIMVVVLEESEDVRDDLLLIILSALGRKRSDVTPAARRLAMNVIEQCSGKLGAGIKQFLISLMSGDNHLVNSEFDYHEVIYDVYCCAPQILSGVVPYLTGELLTDQLDTRLRAVRLVGDLFSLPGSTICEAFRPIFSEFLKRLTDRVVDVRMSVLEHVKNCLLSNPSRSEAAEIISALCDRLLDYDENVRKQVVAVISDVACHSLASVPVETIKLVAERLRDKSLLVKKFTLERLAEIFKVYCTSCTDGSITTNEYDWIPGKIFRCFYDKDFRSDTIESILCGFLFPTGFSTKDKVKCWIRVFSGFDKIEVKALERMLEQKQRLQQEMQRYLSLRQMHQDTDSPDLQKKVLFGFRIMSRCFSDPVKAEESFQILDQLKDANIWRILVNLLDPNTSFHQASSGRDDLLKILGEKHRLYDFLSTLSLKCSYLLFNKEHVKEIFLEATVQKSTGNIQYTHSCMNILVILARFSPLLLGGAEEELVKFLKDDNEIIKEGILHVLAKAGGTIREQLAMSSRSIDLILERLCLEGSRRQAKYAVHALAAITKDDGLKSLSVLYKRLVDMLEEKTHLPAVLQSLGCIAQIAMPVFETRESDIEEFIKSKILRCSNKADTSAKECWDDKSELCLLKVFGLKTLVKSYLPVKDAHLRLGISNLLELLRNILSFGEISKEIESSSVDKAHLRLAAAKAVLRLSRYWDHKIPLDVFQLTLRTPEMISFPQAGKLFLRKVHQYIKDRLLDAKYACAFLFNITGSKLLDEEEKQNLADIFQMYQQAKARLVSVQSDSNSSTAYPEYILPYLVYVLAHHSCPKTDECKDVKAFELIYRQLFVAISMLVNRDEDTKSEVGVNKEKQSISVIFSIFKSIKCSEDNVDATKSENSHAICDLGLSIMKRLAYKEEDLQGLMQSVSLPSLLYKPYERKEGEGSQAGERRTWLADETVLSHFESLKLESDGMVQQEISEGEALKDSEIEGNDMPLRKMIKLLKSKGAEDGKAKRKKSLLAEAKDAKNDTDILKLAREINLSSREMSSKFESSNGHNHSPTKKEKLGQEHQKGKKRKTSGAASVQVPKHSRSLSAYTAFKISKSVTKVPSRDSGDDWHEAKDASFQSTEMDMDKIHDSKDQLRTQKTFNKNNGSDYLVSCIRKKRSISSKGEGKGYDWGHSDVSDEDDDENLEKSAAGSRVKSKRSIAGLAKCTTKEDGIDIADLIGYRIKVWWPMDKKFYEGTVKSYDPIKRKHVVLYDDGDVEVLRLERERWELVNAGCKSVKKAKSPKGSKGPLKERSPGQKSKSLGGSRQNKSSVKMVQRKRTPKRNLKHTQKSTLKSNADDEEAADLSKSTAALKNDKMNSDQSEGEDTEMVDENLTDREESDKEVGSVSQERCSEDTKGSPNHSEEANEVKSDADSYLSEEADSISKNAEKEDEEEKAANELASEVSRERDPTASKATEREVKETEESDQIETKSRVSKKSSKGLMSFSVDVDSGISDDEPLCKWKRKVGKSSSKKPVQ, from the exons ATGGCGCAGAAGGTGGAACAGCAGCTCAAGGAGTTGGGATCCAAGCTTCATTCTCCTCCTTCTTCCAAAGACGCTCTTCTCAAGCTCTTAAAG CAAGCTGCTACATGTCTTTCTGAGCTTGATCAATCTCCTCCATCAACAACAGTGGAATCAATGCAGCCCTTTCTAAATGCAATTGTCAAGCCAGAATTGCTCAAGCATCAAGATAGGGATGCCAAACTTCTAGTTGCAACCTGTATTTGTGAGATAACTCGTATTACTGCTCCAGAAGCGCCATATAACGATGACGTTTTAAAG GATATATTTCATCTGATTGTTGGTACTTTTAATGGATTGAGTGACACCAATGGCCCATCTTTTGGAAGGAGAGTTGTCATTTTGGAGACTCTTGCGAAATATAGATCATGTGTTGTTATGCTGGATCTTGAGTGTGATGATCTGGTGAATGAAATGTTCAGTACATTTTTTGCTGTTGTCAG AGATGACCATCCTGAAAGTGTTTTAGCATCCATGCTAACAATCATGGTCGTCGTTTTAGAAGAGAGCGAAGATGTTCGAGATGatcttttacttattatatTGTCTGCTTTAGGTCGCAAGAGAAGT GATGTTACTCCAGCTGCAAGGAGACTTGCTATGAATGTCATAGAGCAGTGCTCAGGAAAACTTGGAGCTGGCATAAAACAATTTCTTATATCATTGATGTCCGGAGATAATCATTTAGTAAATAGTGAATTTGACTACCATGAAGTTATCTATGATGTTTATTGTTGTGCTCCTCAGATACTATCAGGAGTCGTCCCATACCTTACTGGAGAGCTTTTG ACTGATCAATTAGACACTCGTTTGAGAGCTGTGAGATTGGTTGGGGACCTCTTTTCTCTGCCAGGCTCTACTATATGTGAAGCATTTCGGCcaatattttcagaatttttgaaaaggttGACTGATCGAGTTGTTGATGTTCGAATGTCTGTACTTGAACATGTTAAGAACTGTCTGTTGTCGAATCCCTCCAGATCCGAGGCTGCTGAAATTATCT CTGCCCTCTGTGATCGGCTGTTAGACTACGATGAAAATGTTCGAAAGCAAGTTGTGGCTGTAATATCTGATGTTGCTTGTCATTCTCTTGCTTCTGTTCCTGTTGAGACTATAAAACTTGTTGCAGAGCGTCTTCGAGACAAATCT CTGcttgttaaaaaatttactttggAAAGGCTGGCTGAGATATTCAAAGTTTATTGTACTAGCTGCACTGATGGCTCAATCACTACAAATGAATATGATTGGATACCTGGGAAGATTTTTAGGTGTTTCTATGACAAGGATTTTAG GTCAGATACGATCGAGTCTATTTTATGTGGGTTTCTCTTTCCAACTGGGTTCTCAACCAAAGATAAAGTTAAATGTTGGATACGAGTTTTCTCAGGATTCGACAAAATTGAGGTGAAAGCACTTGAGAGGATGCTGGAGCAGAAGCAGAG GTTACAGCAAGAGATGCAGAGGTATCTCTCTCTAAGGCAGATGCATCAG GATACTGATTCTCCTGATTTACAGAAGAAAGTTTTGTTTGGCTTCCGAATCATGTCACGCTGTTTTTCTGATCCCGTGAAGGCTGAAGAGAGTTTTCAGATTCTTGATCAGTTGAAAGATGCTAACATATGGAGGATTTTAGTGAATCTACTCGATCCAAATACCAGCTTCCACCAAGCTTCTAGTGGTCGG GATGATTTGCTTAAAATACTTGGTGAGAAGCATCGTCTCTACGATTTCCTAAGTACTCTCTCTCTGAAGTGTTCGTATCTACTTTTTAACAAGGAGCATGTTAAAGAAATCTTTCTGGAGGCTACCGTACAGAAGTCTACTGGAAATATACAATACACTCATTCTTGCATGAATATACTTGTG ATTCTGGCTCGCTTTAGTCCATTGCTTCTGGGTGGAGCTGAAGAagaattggttaaatttttgaaagatgacaatgaaataataaaagaaggcattttgcatgttttggctAAGGCTGGTGGTACCATTCGAGAACAACTTGCGATGTCATCAAG GTCAATTGATCTTATATTGGAGAGACTCTGTTTAGAAGGAAGTCGAAGACAAGCGAAGTATGCAGTGCATGCACTAGCAGCAATAACTAAGGATGATGGGCTCAAGTCCCTCTCTGTGCTATATAAG AGGCTTGTGGACATGCTGGAGGAAAAAACGCATTTGCCAGCTGTGCTACAGTCTTTGGGATGTATAGCTCAGATTGCGATGcctgtttttgaaactagagaGAGTGATATTGAAGAATTTATTAAAAGCAAAATTCTGAGATGCAGTAAT AAAGCAGATACCAGTGCAAAAGAATGTTGGGATGACAAAAGCGAACTTTGTCTGTTGAAG GTATTTGGGTTAAAGACATTGGTCAAAAGCTATTTGCCTGTTAAAGATGCTCATCTTCGTCTGGGTATCTCTAATCTTCTAGAACTCCTTAGAAACATACTTTCTTTCGGTGAAATATCAAAAGAGATAGAATCAAG TTCAGTTGATAAGGCCCATTTACGGCTTGCTGCGGCCAAGGCAGTTCTTCGTCTGTCACGGTACTGGGATCATAAGATTCCTCTTGATGTCTTCCAGTTAACCTTGAGGACCCCTGAG ATGATCTCTTTCCCTCAGGCTGGGAAACTGTTCCTCAGAAAAGTTCATCAATATATAAAGGATCGGCTCTTGGATGCAAAATATGCTTGTGCTTTCTTATTTAACATAACTGGATCCAAATTGCTTGACGAGGAG GAAAAACAGAATTTAGCCGACATCTTTCAAATGTATCAGCAGGCTAAAGCACGTCTGGTTTCTGTACAATCTGATTCAAATTCCTCAACGGCATATCCAGAATACATCCTGCCTTATTTGGTCTATGTTCTTGCTCATCATTCATGTCCCAAGACAGATGAATGCAAGGATGTTAAAGCATTTGAGCTAATATACCG GCAGTTGTTTGTGGCTATTTCTATGTTGGTGAATAGAGATGAAGATACAAAGTCAGAAGTCGGAGTCAACAAGGAGAAGCAGAGCATTTCTGTgatattttctatctttaagaGTATCAAGTGTTCTGAAGACAATGTTGATGCAACAAAATCAGAG AATTCACATGCTATCTGTGACCTTGGACTTTCCATCATGAAACGCCTGGCTTATAAGGAGGAGGATTTGCAAGGGCTTATGCAGTCTGTTTCTCTGCCTTCTCTCTTGTACAAACCatatgaaagaaaagaaggtGAAGGTTCACAG GCTGGTGAAAGGAGGACATGGTTAGCTGATGAGACTGTCCTATCTCACTTTGAATCTCTAAAGTTGGAATCTGATGGAATG GTTCAGCAAGAGATTTCTGAGGGTGAGGCTCTGAAAGACAGTGAAATAGAAGGGAATGACATGCCTCTTAGAAAAATGATTAAGCTACTAAAATCTAAAGGAGCCGAGGATGGAAaggcaaaaaggaaaaaatctcTCTTAGCAGAAGCAAAAGATGCTAAAAATGATactgatattttgaaattggcAAGGGAAATAAATTTGAGCAGTCGAGAAATGTCCAGTAAGTTTGAATCAAGCAACGGTCATAATCATTCTCCTaccaagaaagaaaaattgggGCAGGAGCATCAGAAAggtaaaaagagaaaaaccaGTGGTGCAGCTTCTGTCCAAGTGCCTAAACACAGTAGGTCATTGTCTGCTTATACtgctttcaaaatttcaaaaagtgttACTAAGGTCCCTTCAAGAGATTCAGGAGATGACTGGCATGAAGCTAAAGATGCCTCATTTCAATCTACTGAAATGGACATGGACAAAATTCACGACTCAAAAGATCAACTGCGTACacaaaaaacatttaataaGAACAATGGGTCAGATTATTTGGTGTCATGTATTCGGAAGAAAAGAAGCATCTCCTCGAAAGGTGAAGGCAAAGGCTATGATTGGGGTCATAGTGATGTGTcagatgaagatgatgatgaaaatCTGGAG AAGTCTGCAGCTGGATCTAGAGTCAAGTCTAAGAGGAGCATTGCAGGATTAGCAAAG TGCACAACAAAGGAAGATGGAATTGATATTGCAGACTTGATTGGTTACAGAATAAAAGTATGGTGGCCCATGGATAAGAA GTTTTATGAAGGTACCGTCAAGTCTTATGACCCTATAAAAAGGAAGCATGTC GTATTATACGATGATGGAGATGTGGAAGTACTCCGTTTGGAAAGAGAGCGCTGGGAGCTTGTTAATGCAGGCTGCAAGTCTGTAAAG AAGGCAAAGTCACCAAAAGGCAGCAAGGGCCCTTTGAAGGAAAG GTCTCCTGGGCAGAAAAGTAAGAGTTTAGGTGGTTCACGTCAGAATAAGAGTTCAGTAAAGAT GGTTCAGAGGAAAAGAACTCCAAAGAGAAACTTGAAGCATACTCAAAAGAGCACATTGAAAAGCAATGCTGATGATGAAGAGGCAGCTGACCTGTCAAAATCCACTGCTGCTCTTAAGAATGATAAGATGAACTCAG ATCAATCGGAAGGAGAGGACACTGAAATGGTGGATGAGAACCTAACAGATAGGGAAGAATCTGATAAAGAAGTGGGTTCAGTTTCCCAGGAGAGGTGTTCAGAGGATACAAAGGGAAGCCCAAACCATAGTGAGGAGGCAAATGAAGTAAAATCTGATGCTGATAGCTATCTTTCTGAAGAGGCAGATAGCATTTCGAAAAATGCTGAAAAGgaggatgaagaagagaaagCAGCTAATGAATTAGCAAGTGAAGTCTCAAGAGAAAGAGATCCTACTGCTAGTaaagcaactgaacgtgaagtCAAAGAGACTGAAGAAAGTGACCAAATTGAGACCAAATCTCGAGTTTCAAAGAAATCCTCGAAAGGATTGATGTCATTTTCAGTAGATGTGGATTCTGGGATTTCTGATGATGAGCCCCTT TGTAAGTGGAAGCGTAAAGTTGGGAAATCAAGTTCTAAGAAGCCAGTGCAGTAG